Proteins encoded by one window of Myxococcus guangdongensis:
- a CDS encoding RNA polymerase sigma factor, with translation MDDGQHRQFDAFARSRRPGLLRLARRLCSGGGIDPEDLVQETLERAYRNFDRLVAENPGAVSVWLSTTLSNRFLDHCRRRRTEVLGAPALRVVQDLESSGEPAALEQWEQVSREDFQRAIDKLRPPHLQEAYRLHVAGLRYRAIAQRLDAPEGTVGRWLSEARQALRGLLTPGAASSEGRARP, from the coding sequence ATGGACGACGGGCAGCACCGCCAGTTCGATGCTTTTGCACGCTCGCGACGACCGGGGCTGCTTCGCCTTGCCCGACGCCTGTGCTCCGGGGGTGGAATCGACCCGGAGGACCTGGTGCAAGAGACCCTCGAGCGCGCCTACCGGAACTTCGACCGGCTGGTGGCGGAGAACCCAGGCGCGGTCAGCGTGTGGCTCAGCACCACGCTGAGCAACCGCTTCCTGGACCATTGTCGTCGCAGACGCACCGAGGTCCTGGGGGCCCCCGCGCTGCGTGTGGTGCAGGACTTGGAATCCTCCGGCGAACCCGCCGCCCTCGAGCAGTGGGAGCAGGTCAGCCGCGAGGACTTCCAGAGGGCCATCGACAAGCTCCGGCCTCCCCACCTCCAGGAGGCCTACCGGCTTCACGTGGCGGGACTTCGATATCGGGCCATCGCACAGCGGTTGGATGCGCCCGAAGGAACGGTGGGACGGTGGCTCAGCGAGGCGCGGCAGGCTCTGCGGGGTCTGCTGACCCCGGGCGCCGCCTCGAGTGAAGGCAGGGCCAGACCATGA